The sequence GCACAGATCTACGTGTGCGGCAAGAAGAAGGAGCCCAAGGCGAAATTCGAATGGACGCTCAAGGCCCCGGACGCGACGCTGTCGGACGAGGCAGGAAAAACGCTGGGCAAGCACTACGGCGGCCCGACGTGGGAAGCGGCAGACGGCAGCAAGGTCGTCGGCGCCATGAAGGCCAAGGTCGATGCTCCCGACGCCACCGCGATCCCCTGGCTGCTCCTGGAGATCAAATCGACCGAGGGGCAAGGCGTGCTCAGCCACGTCGCGTGGATTCAGCGCGTTCAGACCGTGGGTGGCAAGGCTCCGGCGGACGGCTGCGACAAAGCGCACGACGGCGCCGAGGCGCGCGTCGATTACAGCGCGGCCTACTACTTCTACGCGAACCCGTGAGCTTGCTCGATCTCTGAGCCCGCTGCGATCCTCTCGAACAGCATCTGCTCATCGCCCTTTCGTCCGAGCGGCGCGATCTCTGCCGCGGCGCAGCCGCGGAGGCGATCGTAGGCGCACGCCAACGGGTGGTGGTCCCCGCCTACGTCCTGCGGCCGGCGCCTGGGCTCGAGGGTGCGCCTGCGTAGCCAGCGGAGCGCACTCTCCTCCCTGGCCTGACGCGTGCATCGGTCGCGGGTGAGACGCGCGAGCCATCCGCTGGCTGCTTTCGGCCAGCGGCTGCCGAACAGGGGCGTTCTGGGCCGGCTGAGCCGGTTGGGCTTATTGAGCCGGTCGCGCCGATTCACCTGGTTGCGCTGGCCGCGCTTCACCTGGTTGCGCCGGTCTCTCGTTCACGACCAGCTCGACATACCAGCTGGGCACCTCGCCTGATGGCTCCTCGGAAGATGGATCCTCGGCAGGAGGAGGAGCGCCGGCGGTGATGCCGATCCCGATCCGGGTCGCCCCGGGAGAAAGGAGAGCATACCTCGACGAAGGGTTCTGAAGCATCACGGCCACGTGCTCGGAGATGAACTCAGCGCTCCCCGTGAACTGCCAGGTTTGCCTTGGCAATACCCCGTTCGCCTTCAGCTGTGCAGCGAGGGTATCGTCTGGCGGCAGAACCTCGTCCGCGCGCGCGGTCGACTCGCTCCGCCTCGCCGCGATCGCCCCCACCGCCGGGTCCAGAGTGAGCGGCGCGAGGCCGAACCGACGCCGCTCCGCGTTGTACGCGGCCACGATCGCATCCGCCCAGGCCGCGCGGTCCGGCGGATTGGGCGATGGGTTCAGGATGAAGCTGTCGGGCGCCGCCGGCTCGGCGACCCCGACATGGACGGGAAACAGCAAGACTGGCCGGTGCCAGAGCTCGTCGGGAGCCACGTCGGATCTCGTGACCTGAATCGCGTTCAGCTCGACGAAGTAGCGTCCGGGCTTCATGGGCAGCTTGTGACGCAACGTGATCTTCCCGTCCGGCCCGGGCGTGACGCGCTGTCTTGTCACCTTGCCCCCCTCCGCGCCGATGTAGAACGCGGGATCGACCAGGCCGGGAGGGGCGCGCAGGTCGAGCGCCAGGGTGTCTCCGGGGGAGAAACGCTTCGGCGTCGGGGCCAACACGACCCCGCCACTGTCGAGCACGACGCCCTGGACTCCCCATTGCCCCCGGGTCCTCCGCGCGACACCGTAGGCGGTATCCGCTGGATTCAGCGCCCATAACCGGCGCGCGAACGCGGCGAGCCGTCGATCGAGGCGCCCGCTCTTGTCGCGCCCGCGCGCTGCGTCGACCCGCCATGTGAGCATGGCGGAGGCCACGCCGCACTTCCAGGCGAGCCACTGTCTCAGCGATTTGACCGGTCCTCGGTTCGCCTCGATGTACACCTCGGCCGTGGCGCCAGCGAGGCAGTCGAGCGCCAGGTCATGCCGCAGTCTGCCGTGCGCCGCAGGCGGCCCCGCGCCCTCGAGGATCTGGCCTAGCTCGTCGCCGCCCGAGAATCCTTGCATCTGCGCGGGCGACGGCTGGTAGGTGCCCGGCGCTGCGCGAAGGAGATCGGCTGCATTTTCCGGCAGTACGCGTCCTGGGATCACGGCTGCGCCGGCCCCGCAGCCGGCAACCCAGATGAGGCCGAGCAGGGCGTGCCCGGCAGCTCTCTGTGCGGAGCGCCGCTGCATCGCTCGCGAGGCGCGCCCGAAGCCCCCCAGGCCCTTCATTGGCGCTGAATTTAATCGGCCCTTCTTTCCTGCGTCAATCGTTCCGGTGCCCGTTTCCTCTCGCGCGGCTCGGGCGAGTCCGGCGATGCCCCCCGCGCCGCGCGTGGCGCTCGCGCTGGTCGGTCCGGCCGCCATCGTCGAGCTCGATGGCGAAGGTCCTCCTCAACCGCGGTGAGCGCGCAGCGGGTAGAGAGCCCGAGCACGATGGCCGACCGCGCATGCGAGCACGTCGATGCCGCACGTCCGGCGAAGGAGCCTGGCCAAATCGACGCGCGGCGAGGTCGCGTGCGAGAGGCCGCCAAGCAGGCGACCCATGGGGTGCACCGGGATTCCTGGCGGGACGATTCCGTGGGGGCGAACCGTCGCGATCCGTCGCATCCCCGGGGATTTCCGGAGGGCGTGACGACGGATCGCACCCGTTCGGAGGGCGTGGACCCAACCCGGGCCCAGCGGCCAAGCCCCGGGCTTGGGGAGCTCGCCGTGAGCGATCCGTCGCGTCGGGCTGCGGTGGTCGCCTCGCTCGCCAGCACCCTATGCCGCGCCGTCGCCCTCGGGGATGAGGTGGCGGCCCGGGTCGTTCACGAGGCGATCGGACGGCTGCTCGGGCTGCCGGTGGCGCCGCGCGCCGAGGCGCGTGCGGCGCGGTGACCGTCGTGCAACGCACGTCCGGCGACATGCGGCTCAATCCGCATCTGCACGTGGTCTTCCTCGACGGGGCTTATCACGAAGACGGCACCGAGCTCGTGTGGAACGAACTCGGTCACCTGCGAACGCGCGAGGTCGGTCAGGTCATAGAGCACGCCGTCGGGCGGATGCTCCATTAGCTCCGGCGGCACGGGCATCTCGACATCGAGCACGACGTCGAGGAGGACGACGAGCCCGAGGCAGCGCTCTGTGCCTCCGCCGTCTCGGGACGAGAGCCGCGCCATACGTCGTCGCCCCGCAATGGCTCCGCGGGCTCTCGCCGTCTTCTCCGAGCGCGCTCGCGTACGACAAGCCGCTGTGCGCTGCGCTCGACGGCTTCACCTTGCACGCAGCGACGCGCGCCGGTGCGCACCATGCCGCGGCGAGGGAGGCGCTGCTGCGTTACGTGCTGCGACCCCCGATCGCAAAGGAGCGCGTCGAGCCGCAGCAGGACGGCCTGGTGCGGCTCTCGCTCAAGCGCGCCTTCGCTGACGGGACTGTCGCGGTGGACATGGATCCGCTCTCGCTCCTGTGCCGCCTCGCGGCCAGCGTCCCGCCGCCGAGCTTTCACACCGTCAAGTACGCTGGCGTGCTCGCCTCGGCAAGTCGCCCACGTTGGCGCGCAAACGCATCGGACCGCGCCCTGCGAAGCCACAAGAGCCTACGAAGGCGGACGATGACGCCGCTCCGAAACGCAAGCGTGGCGGCTATCGAGCGGTCGACAAACCGCGCCGAGATCTTGCGCCGCACATTTGCGATCGATGTCCTCGAGTGCCCAGCTTGCAAGGGGCGGATGAAGCTCGTCGCCATGGTGACCGAGCCAAGGAACATCGCCCGCTTCCTCTCCGCGCTCGGCGAGCCGACCGACGTCCCAGCTCGCTCTCCCAGCGCCGACGCGGCGGCCGCCGTACTGGAAGAGCACCGTTCTGCGCCGCAAGGTGCCCGGTAACGCCGCATAGCGTCTCGCGACGCGCCTCCCGGGCCAGACCAACGCCCGGACGGACACGTGTGCCCACGGCACGTCGATGCGCCCCGTAGCGCGCTCGGCGCCGCCCGGACCACGCTCTTTCGACCCAGGACCGAGCCATCACGACGCCCGCGGTCCCACCCTTTCGGTTTGCTGCGCTACACTGCCTCGCGCTGCGATGCGGCTTCTTTTACCTACGCGCTCCGCGAAATCGGCGAGGACCTGCTCCGGCGGCGTGGCGTAGCTGCCGAGGAACGTCGCGATGCAGTCCTGCGTGGGGTCGGCATACCAGCCGAGGACGTCGTACGTGACGCCGGCGATGGCGTCGAGGAGGCCCTGATCCTCGTCGTGGAGCCCGAAGACGCCGCGGCAGTTCGGGTAGAACGCCGCGAACGTCGCCTTTACGTGATCGAGCGTCGACACCCGCTCAGAGGCTGCGTCCCTTGAGGAAGCGCCGCCTCTCCCAAAGACGCAGGCTCCCGGAGACGCCTGCCAACCCGGAAGCCTCAGCCATGCGGCCTGCTACTGTCGGCGCGACCTTGCTCGCCCGTCCGCTGCTGGCGTCAGGCGAGGCGGCCGAATCCGCTCGGAAGGATTGAGCTACCCTCCACGAAGCCGCATCGAGCCGTAGGCATGGATGCTGGCATGACTGTTGCTCCTGTGGGACCACAGAACGCGATACAGGTCGCAGGAGAGTCATCATGGGATCCGACAAGAATACCCCGGGAACTGTTTTGCTTTCGAACGACGATCTCTACTACTTGCTGTATCGAGCCGCGCAAGAGTCGAGTAGTTTGGACGGGTTCAACAACAACGTCACGAGTCTCCTCGACCAGAAACTGGGGTCAGGCGCCTACATTCTCACCCTCGCCGTCAGCCAGGGGGGGCAAAACGGAGTGCTCTACAAGAAAAACCCCAGGCTCGATAGCAGCGCCTCCTGGTCGGGAGATACCGGGAGTCTGCCAGGGTCCGTGAGCAATTACGGCGTCTATTGCTTCGTGGCGTGGGGCAGCGCTCCCGGATGAAGGCGCCCTTCTCGCCTGCGCGGCGACGATACAGCCGAAGCGCCTCCCGCGACGGCGCCAGAGCCATCTCCTGAGGCGGATGCGCTCCCGGCGAACGGGACCCCGCCCTCCGGCCGAGCCTGTCGTTCACCGTGTCCGAGGTGAGATGCACCGTTACGGCACCACGCCGCTCCCCTCGTCCGACGGCTGAATCCGCTTGGAAGGGTCTTCTCAAAAAAAGATGCGCCGAACCGTAGAAGGGCGGCAGGCATCGTTGTTGCTTTGCTAGACGACAGAACGCGACGCGCGTCGCAAGGAGAGTCATCATGAATACGCCGATGAAAGCCCAAACCTCCATCACGGAAGCGGTCAAGACCAGGACGCTCGAGCAAGTCGTCGCAGCGGGGAGATCCGGTGCGTTTGCGGGAGATGATCTCTACTGGATCTTGTATCGAGCAGCGACAGAGGCATCGGATACGAATGGGTTCTACTTCGGGATCATCAGTCTGCTCGACCAGGCTCTGGGGCAAAACGCCTACATTTTCGCCTGGACAATCAGCAAGAACGGATACAGTGGCTTTATCGATAATACTAATCCCCGGCTCCCCAATGGCATCCAGTGGGGTGGAGACGCCGGGGTCCTGCCAGGAGTCGCGAGCGCTTACGCCGTCTCTGTCTTCGTGTTCTGGGGCGGCTGAAGCGCGCAGATGCATCGCCGGGCCCCCGCCGCGGGGGGCTCGGATCTCGACTGTACATGATACACCTCTGGCACAGCGGTGATACAGTAAACAGGACCACAATTGGCGCTGGGACGCGACCATCCCTACCGAGATGGGGCTCGGTTTCGTGGGATGCGCTACACGAGGCCTCCGCCGGTTTAGCGCAGGGGCTTGGCATGCCTCCTGCGAAGAGCTCACCAAGACGCGGATCATCCGACACGCGCACGACGAGATTACAATGAACCGAAACAGACTCATGCATGGTTGGCATATTTCAGGACACGTATTGGTGGGTGCGGGGGCGTTCTTCGCGATGTCGTGTAAAGGAGCCGAGACGCAGCGCCCGGCGGCATCGACCTCCGCGGCGGTCCAGGCGCCGCGCCCGGAGAGGAAAGACTCCTGCGAGACCCAGCCCTCGTACATCAACGTCGCGGCCTGCGCGCCGCCCACGGATGTCGCTGCAGGCGCGGACCTCAACCAGGCTGCCACCTTCGCCTGGCAGGAGTTCATCTCGCTCAACTGGCCCGCGGTGAAGCAAACCTTCACGTCAGGTACGCGCGGACAGCTCGATGCCAATGCCCGGCTCGACGCCATCAACGACAAGAATGGCACCACGCCCACGTGGATGACCTACCGCCACAAAATCGAGGTCTTCCCGGGTGGGGGCAACAAGGACGGCGTGAAGCCGTACAACTACGACGATAAGCCGCAATACATCTACGATTCGACGAAGGTGGGGGGGGATGGCACGATTCCCTTGTGCGACGGCGGGGACCCCCAGAACCTCAAGGACACCGAGGGCGCGCTCTTCCTCAACGCGGACGAGGCCACCCAGATCGGGCAGAACTCCATGTTCGCGGGCGTCGTCGAGGCGGCGAAGGTCGACCCGAACGACCCCGCGGCGTCCCAGATCGTGTTCATGGTGAAGGCCAATCCCATTTACGTCAAGTACGTGCAGCAAACCGGCTGGTTCACGGGCATTCCAAGTGATATCGAGACGAAGACCAAGCAGTACGTGCAGGACAACAAGAAAGACCCCGAGGCGGGGAGCACGGACCTGGTCAGCCTCCCCCTCAATACCATTCTCACCAAGTCGGCTTGGCGCCGCGCGGTCCCGGGGGACGAGCAGACCCACCTGGTCAGGCCCTTGCGCCGGTACAAGCTGAACGGGTCGAACTACTGCTACGCGGTCAACTATTACACGCTGGTCGCGCTCCACATCATCCAGAAGACCAATTCGGCGCCGCAGTTCATCTATGCCTCCTTCGAGGCCGCCGACAACATCCTCACCCAGGACGGGCAACGGGCCGAGGACGACAGCGGCCGCATCACGAGCCAGGGCCAGCCTGCCCGTTACCCCGCGATCACCTCCGTTCCCGCCACCGGCTGGAACAAGGCGTCGCGCCAGAAAATCACGGCGGCCTCCGACGTCTGCACGCCCGGCTCGAGCCTCTACTACGAGAACAACCCCAAAAATAAGAACATCCCCCAGGCCAAGGTGTGCGTCCGCGCGCGGCTGTCCCCGATCCCCCAGACCATCATCCGAGCGAACGACGCGGCGCACCAAGCCTTGGACAGCTACGCCGAACAGAATGGCTCCCCCAAGAGCGTCCTCAGGTACTACAAGCTCGTGAACGTCCAGCATGTCCCCGCCACGAAGGAGGCCATGGCGGAGTACACAGGTGGCGGTGGTGTCGAGCCCGCGACCTACTACATGGCCAACATGGTCCTCGAGACCAGCCAGGTCTTGCAGCATTTCTCCGGCGGCTTCGCGGGCAACCCGGATCCGAACAGCTCGAATGACCCGGCCGACGGCACCATCACCGACTATGCGTACGGCGGCGACACGCCTCAGGTGGGGCCGAACCTCTCCGTCAACGGCACGAACTACCTCATGGGCGGCTGCATGGGTTGCCACGGCCAGGCCCAGAAGGAAGGTGGCGGGTTCAGCTTCGCGCTCGACGGGATCGCCAAGGGCTTCAGCGCCAAGCCCGAGTACCCTCGCGGACCGGGTAACCAAAACGGATTCGACGACTTCGCCGCCCGCTGGCAAAGGCGACGCTGATCACCGAGGAGCTCTTCCGATGAAAAATTACGCTTTCGCGTCCGTGCTCCTCACCATCGCGGCGGGGGTATCCCTCGGCGCCTGTGGGAATGGGAATCAAGCCGGCCCCAAAGTCGTCGACGGAAAGGGCGAGCCCGAGGAGCTCGCCACGGCAAGGTCGCTCGCCTTCCGGGACGCGGTCAAGGCTCCCCCCGCGGGCTGGTCGGGGCCCGTGTTCAAGCTGAGCCACGACTATCCGAAGGAAAAGCCCACGTGCGACTCGCCTTGGCTGCGCCGCAACGTGGATTTCAGCGGCAAGAGCTCCACGTGGAACGCGGATTGGCAGGGCTACGTGCAGGACATCGTCAATTACGTCAAAGAGGGCCAGGAGCCGAATCTCCCCGATGACCCCGGCTGGCGTATTCAGGTGTCCGGCCAAACCCGCTGGTTCAACGTCCCCTGGATGGCCTACGACGGCGAGCGGGGCCGCGAGTTCGTGCATGGCTTGACCAACGAGCTGTCGACCGCGGAAACGGCCTTCATCGGGCGAGGCAGCGGCAAGCACATCCTGCCGGGCGCCAGGAAGAGCGGCGGTGACGACCCGCTCTTCGAGACCTGGTCGATCGGCTACTACAATCCCTGCGGCGCGTGGTCGATCGGGCAGCAGTGGCCCGAGAGCGGCGCGCCGGCCACCTACGAGGAGAACGGGCGGCTCCTGGCTCGCGGCATGCCGTTCCCGGAGGGCACCGTCGTCGTCAAGCTGCTCAATACCACGGCGACCGAAAAGGACGTGCCCTACATGAAGGGCTCCACCAACTGGCAAGCCAACGGCCACAAGCAGACGGGGCCGCGCACCTACGCGACGTGCGAGCGCG comes from Sorangium aterium and encodes:
- a CDS encoding CAP domain-containing protein, with product MAAGPTSASATRGAGGIAGLARAAREETGTGTIDAGKKGRLNSAPMKGLGGFGRASRAMQRRSAQRAAGHALLGLIWVAGCGAGAAVIPGRVLPENAADLLRAAPGTYQPSPAQMQGFSGGDELGQILEGAGPPAAHGRLRHDLALDCLAGATAEVYIEANRGPVKSLRQWLAWKCGVASAMLTWRVDAARGRDKSGRLDRRLAAFARRLWALNPADTAYGVARRTRGQWGVQGVVLDSGGVVLAPTPKRFSPGDTLALDLRAPPGLVDPAFYIGAEGGKVTRQRVTPGPDGKITLRHKLPMKPGRYFVELNAIQVTRSDVAPDELWHRPVLLFPVHVGVAEPAAPDSFILNPSPNPPDRAAWADAIVAAYNAERRRFGLAPLTLDPAVGAIAARRSESTARADEVLPPDDTLAAQLKANGVLPRQTWQFTGSAEFISEHVAVMLQNPSSRYALLSPGATRIGIGITAGAPPPAEDPSSEEPSGEVPSWYVELVVNERPAQPGEARPAQPGESARPAQ
- a CDS encoding transposase; protein product: MCAALDGFTLHAATRAGAHHAAAREALLRYVLRPPIAKERVEPQQDGLVRLSLKRAFADGTVAVDMDPLSLLCRLAASVPPPSFHTVKYAGVLASASRPRWRANASDRALRSHKSLRRRTMTPLRNASVAAIERSTNRAEILRRTFAIDVLECPACKGRMKLVAMVTEPRNIARFLSALGEPTDVPARSPSADAAAAVLEEHRSAPQGAR
- a CDS encoding DUF3455 domain-containing protein, which codes for MRWDGHYEEIDFRIAFGFPDPRAAAIREEFIMNARYAIGFIFIGFGCAGSTPSPSSPPPSEPPASAEAPAPVAPPPSAPAPVQATPATEPAAPASVPKLAPPETPDAIKAPSTANLVLKANAKGAQIYVCGKKKEPKAKFEWTLKAPDATLSDEAGKTLGKHYGGPTWEAADGSKVVGAMKAKVDAPDATAIPWLLLEIKSTEGQGVLSHVAWIQRVQTVGGKAPADGCDKAHDGAEARVDYSAAYYFYANP